CCCGGGGATGGCGTAGGCGAGGTCGAGCTCGAGCTCGCGCTCGAAGCGATGGCGGCGCTCGTCGCTCAAGATCTCGTAGATGAGCGCCTTGACGTCGTCGGAGGACAGGCGCGGGTAATCGGTGCGCGTGAGGTCGCCGTGGACGCGGATGACCGGCGGCTCGCCGATCCGCAGATGGAGGTCCGATCCGCTGCGCTCTACTACCAGCTTGAGCAGTTCATCTATCTGCATTGGGCCGACGTTGGGGGCCGGACGACGGCTCCGCTAGGAGCCAGCTGCGGCCTGGGCGCCGCGCCGCAGCATCTGCTTGAACTCGGTGCGGTTGCCGGCGTAAGCCTCCGCGTCCTCCTCGGTGATAATGCCCGCGCGGTGAAACTTGAGCAGCGCCTGGTTGATGGTCTGCATTCCCCAGTAGCCGCCCTCATTGATGGCCGAGTACAGTTGCGATGTGCGCCCCTCCTCGACCAGCTTGGCCACCGTCGGTGTGTTGACCAGGATTTCCACCGCGGCGACCCGGCCGGTGCCATCGGCGCGCGGCAAAAGCTTCTGCGACACGATGCCCACCAGGGTCGTGGACAGGCGCAGACAGATTTGCGTCTTCTCGTGGGGGGGGAAGATGTTGACGATGCGCTCCACCGTCTCCGCCGCGCTGGTGGTGTGCACCGTCGAGAACACGAGGTGCCCGGTCTCCGCCGCCGTGAGCGCCACCCGCATCGTCTCCGCGTCGCGCATCTCGCCGATGAGGATAACGTCCGGGCTCTCCCGCACCACGTACTTCATCGCGTCGTAGAACGACTCGGTGTCAATCCCTACCTCGCGCTGGCTGATCACCGCCAGCCGGTCCTGGTGGACGAACTCGATCGGATCC
This window of the Armatimonadota bacterium genome carries:
- a CDS encoding type IV pilus twitching motility protein PilT, whose protein sequence is MAIELEDLCRFAVESKASDLFIKSGAPPALRVHGRIVPTDLPMLTPEDTERITHSVMTEEQTARFREYHELDLAFTLGDLARFRCNVYQQRNSLATVLRVVPLEIYTLEELGLPKIVSEMTMNRQGCILVTGPTGCGKSTSLAAMIDLINRTRRCNVITVEDPIEFVHQDRLAVISQREVGIDTESFYDAMKYVVRESPDVILIGEMRDAETMRVALTAAETGHLVFSTVHTTSAAETVERIVNIFPPHEKTQICLRLSTTLVGIVSQKLLPRADGTGRVAAVEILVNTPTVAKLVEEGRTSQLYSAINEGGYWGMQTINQALLKFHRAGIITEEDAEAYAGNRTEFKQMLRRGAQAAAGS